The Flavobacteriales bacterium genome contains the following window.
TGGCAATGTCCTGAGAAAAAACAAATGTTGAAAAAAGAAAAATTATTGTTGTTGAGATCAATAACGACAAAACATTTCCATATACTTTTTTTGCACTATATTCCTCATTATTAGAAAACCTAAAATAAGTCGTTTCCATTCCATACGTTAACATCACAACTAAAAATGCAACATAAGCATACATTTCTGTGATCACTCCAAACTCAGCTGCTGTATATGCCGAAGTAAATAAAGGCGTTAAAAAGTAATTTAGGGTTCTACCTATGATACTACTAGCACCATAAGTTAATGTTTGTCCCATTAATTTTTTTAACTTACTCATCTGTTTTACTTCCGAAACTCAATAAGCTCGAAAGGTAAGAAATATAAATAACACTAAAAACAGAACAAAGCCATAGATATGATAGCAATTAACTATTTTTATAAAATTATTGACTTTCATATTCACTCAAATAATAAAATCCTTACTTTTGGTGGAAATTTTAGCATTATGACTACATTAAAATATGTTTTATTTTTCGTTACTTTTTTTATCGGAAGTTACTCTTTTGCCCAAATAGACATTGAACCTTATGCTGGTAAAAGGTACGGTTCACTTTATAAAAAAATCAAAAACGATTCCTCTTTTGTTAGTTGTAGGTTATTAACTGCTACCCCCAATAAAGTTACTGGAGTTGAGTTATATTTCAAAAACAACGTCAACTATGTGGTAAGCTTTAAAAAAGGAAGGCTAAATGATGGATATGATTGTGATTCTTACCCAATTAGAGGAGCAAAGATTTATGTAATTCATAAATTTAAAGGCAAAGAATACCAAGAAGGTTATTGCAGATGTAAGGCTGACGAAAAAGGCAGAATTATAAAACCTACTATTCAATCTGAAACCCCTTGACCCCCACTAGAAAAAACACCAAGACTACTGGTAACAAAGGAGAACAAATTGCTGTAAATTATTTAGAGCAGCAAGGTTATGTTATTCGATGTAGAAACTACCGATATGGTAAGGCTGAAATTGACATTATCGCTCAAACAGAAAATCGCATTGTTTTTTTGGAAGTCAAAACACGTAGTCAATACCAAGAAGAATCTTTGAGAGACTTATTAAGTATTGCTCAACAAAAAAGGATTATAGAAGCTGCCCACCACTATATCATAGCCCACGATATTGATGAAGAAGCACGTTTTGATCTAATCATAATACCGCTTAACAATAGCGACAAAATAACACACATTAAGACTGCTTTTTACCCTTCTTTATAAGTTATTAGCCAGTAGATTTTATTAGTTTTGTAACCGCTCATAAATCTTAATGCTTTGAACTTAGAAAAATTAAAATCGATTTACAAAGAGTCTCCCCATTCGACTCAAATTGCGAACACCTTAAAACAAGGAGACACTCGAATTCATTTAAAAGGATTAGCTGGTTCTATTGATGCATTAATTGCAGCCAGCGTTTGTCATAACTTAAATGGTAATTATTTATATGTATTACGAGACAAAGAAGAAGCAGCATATTTTTATAACAATTTAGAGCACATTCTAAAGGATGAAAAAGGGGTTTCCTTACTTTTTTATCCTGCATCCTACAGAAGACCTTATCAAATAGAAGCTATTGATAATGCAAATATTATCCAAAGGACTGAAGTTCTAAATACGGTAAGAAAAAGACGAAAAAACATCCTATTAGTGACCTATCCCGAAGCTATTATTGAGAACGTTGTTACTAAAAAAGAGTTTGAGAAAAACACCCTAGAGCTTGAAGTTGGCATTGAATACGAGGTTGATTTTATTAATGAGCTTTTAATTGAACATGACTTTGAGAAAGTGGATTACGTATTCGAACCAGGTCAGTTTGCTATACGTGGAGACATTGTCGACATCTATTCTTTTTCTAATGACCAGCCTTATCGTTTAGAATTTTTTGGTGATGAATTAGAATCTATTCGAATCTTTAACCCAGAAGATCAACTCTCGGTTAAAACACTAAAAAAAGTCGCTATAGTTCCCAATGTCAATAAAAAAATGTTGGAAGAAAGCAGGACTTCTTTTTTAAGCTATATTCCTAACGATACTAAAATATGGATTAAAGACTTTGAATACGCCAAAGACAAAATACTCAAAGGCTTTGACAAAGCAAACTATACCTACAATCAGCTAGATAGCACTGTAAAGAGGTTATCTCCTCTACAACTTTATTTGGCTCCCGCTGATTTCGAAAAGCAATTACTACAACACAGCATTATTGAGTTTGGAGAGCGTTTTCATTTCGACGCTCAACTCACCCTCAACTATGCTATCACACCTCAGCCTCCTTTCAACAAGAACTTCGACTTACTAATTGAAAGTCTAAACCGCAACACTTCCAACAATTTTATCAACCTCATTGTTTCAGACAACACGACACAACTGGAACGTCTTCACCGAATTTTCGCAGATATAGGACAAGAAGTTAGCTACAGTTCTATACCAATTGCACTACATGAAGGTTTTATTGATAAAGATTTAAAAATAGCTTGTTATACCGATCATCAAATTTTTGAACGTTATCATCGTTTTAAACTAAAAGAAGGCTACAAAAAATCCAAACAAGCATTCACCTTAAAAGAGATTTACAATTTGCAAAAAGGCGATTTTGTTGTCCATATTGACCATGGTGTTGGGGAGTTTTCTGGGCTAGAAAAGGTAGACACTAACGGAAAAATGCAAGAAGCAATTCGTTTGGTATATAAAGGTGGGGATATTCTATATGTCAGCATCCATTCTTTACATCGAATTTCAAAATTCACAGGAAAAGATGGGAAACAACCTACATTAAACAAACTAGGCTCTCCTGCTTGGGCTGCAGCCAAGAAAAAGACCAAGTCGAAAATAAAAGAAATGGCATACGATTTAATTCAATTGTATGCTAAGAGAAAAGCAAGTAAAGGGTTTGCCTATACACCTGATTCGTATCTACAGAATGAGTTAG
Protein-coding sequences here:
- a CDS encoding YraN family protein; protein product: MTPTRKNTKTTGNKGEQIAVNYLEQQGYVIRCRNYRYGKAEIDIIAQTENRIVFLEVKTRSQYQEESLRDLLSIAQQKRIIEAAHHYIIAHDIDEEARFDLIIIPLNNSDKITHIKTAFYPSL